CCGGGAAAAGACCATCGGGGCCTAAAGTGGTAGCATCCGTGGCGTGTCTCCTCCTGCTCCACAACCTAAGTATGATGAAGACAATCAtcgagaagaggaagaggaatgagATGGAGGCCAGAGCAATTACCAGGTACACCGTGAGGGAGTCCTCCTGTTCTTCGACCCTCGGCACTTCGGAGATTCGGATATAGGGGTCCGAAAAGCCGTCTACCAGAAGTACGTGCAGAGTGGCCTCGGTGGACAGAGGGGGTTCCCCGTGGTCCTTTACAAGGACAACGAGTCTTTGCTTGATGATGTCTCTGTCGGTGATAAGCCTTGTGGTTCGGATTTCTCCGTTGTGGGACCACACGCTGAAGAGCCCAGGGTCCGTGGCCTTGAGGAGTTGGAAGGAAAGCCAAGAGTTCTGAGCCGAGTCCGCATCCACCGCCACCACCTTGGCCACCAGGTAGCCGGCCTCCGCCCATCTGGGGACCAGATCATTGCAGGGGGCGGTGCCATTCTGCAGAGGGTACAGGACGAAGGGACTGTTGTCATTGTCATCCAGGACCAACACACGAACCATCGCCTGGCTGCTCAGGACCGGGGAACCGCCGTCAATCGCTCTCACTGCAAATTGGAACTCCGGAATGGCTTCGTAATCCATGGATCTCAGAGCATAAAGATTGCCATTGTCCGAGTTGATGGAGATgtaagaggagaggggaaggtcgCCGGCCTCGGGAGGCAGCAAAGAATAGGACACCCTGGCGTTCTCTCTCGCGTCCCTATCCACGGCTCGGACACTGCCGATGTGCAGGGCGGGGCTGTTGTTTTCCCGGACATACAGTGTGTAGGATGTTTGATTGAACACAGGGGGGTTGTCGTTGACATCGGATATCAGCACCGTGATGTTCTTCTCCGCTTTGAGGTTTGGGGAGCCTAAATCCGTGACAGTGATAGTAACGTTGTATTCTGACTGGCTTTCTCGGTCCAGCGCTCGGTCTGTTACCAAGGTGTAGAAGTTCTCAAACGTCGGTTTGAGGGCGAAAGGCACATTTTCCTGGATGGAACACACCATTCTACCGTTGTCCCCAGAGTCGCGATCTCTAACGCTGAAAACAGCGACCACGGTTTCAGGGGAGTTCTCGGGAATGGGGCTCGTGATTGATGACATGGTGAGTTCGGGGGGGTTGTCGTTCACGTCAGTGACCCGAACAAGAACAGTGGATATTGCTGAAAGACTTCCCCCGTCCGTGGCCTGAACATTGACTGTATAGGACTGTATTTCTTCGAAATCTAATTTTTCCCGGACTCGGATTTCTCCCGATATGTTATTTATCTGAAACTGTTTCCGAATTTCCTCCGATGCTTGGAAAAAAGAGTAAGATACATCACCGTAGTTTCCTGCATCTAAGTCATTAGCAGAGACAGTGACAAGCAGAGAGCCCACGGGACTGTTTTCGGGAACCCGAGTCTCGTATAGCGGCTGAGAAAACACAGGTGCGTTGTCATTTATGTCTACTACAGCGATGCGTATTTGGGCGGTTCCTGATCTCGGAGGAGATCCTCCGTCCACAGCCGTGATAGCTAACCGAACTTCAGGCTGTTTCTCGCGATCCAGGGCTTTATCCAGCACCAGTTCCGGGAACTTTATTCCGTCGCCGCCCTCTCGAACTTTAACGTGGAAATAGGAGTTTGGACTGATTGCATAGTCCTGGAGACTATTGCTTCCTATATCCAAATCCTGAGCCCGTTCCAACAGAAAAACCATTCCAGGAGTACCGCTTTCCGGGATTTTCAGAAACATTTCCTTTCCCGGAAACACAGGAGAGTGGTCATTTACATCGCTCACTCTAATCTCAACTGGAAAAAAACGTACGGGATTTTCCAATAAAATTTGGAAATGTAGCAAGCAGGGCTCGCTCTGGCCGCAAAGCTCCTCGCGGTCTAGTTTCTGCTTTAAATACAAGTCCCCTGTCTGACGGTTGAGGTGAAAATGCGGCTCGTCATCTTTGGAAACGATCCGAGCCTCCCGAGCAGACAGCTTTCCAACATCCAGTCCTAAATCTCTTGCCACATTAGCTATGAAGGACCCACTCTCAGTTTCTTCCACTACTGAATACCGAAGTGATTCCgagtccacccccagccccccgaggACAATGAGAAGGGACACCACTTGCCTTATCCGCTGAATTTTCTTGCCTTTGTTTTCCATCAACTCCATCTTAAACAAAAAGCTCGTTTCACGAATTCTTTTCTGCCCGAGGACCAATAAGGTCTTGGCAAATAAAAACTACTGGTTCCTAGAACTAAATCCCTTTTGATTGTCGAATTTTTCGTAGGTTCCGATCCTTTTCTAGCTGACAAAGCTTCTTCTCTCCCGTTTGTACCTCCGATTCTGAGCGGCTGAAAAATGGAGCCTATAGCGTCTGTATTGCCATGGTTCCGTTTATTAAAGCTTGCAGCGCCACCTCGCGTCTATTCAGAGTTTTTAACGTTCTCATTTTAGAGAGTAAAAATCACAATGCTGCTGCCTAGATCTTTAATAGGGCAGCTATTTTGTTCTTTACATTAGAAAGTATATTGTGCCCATGCAGTCACATGGATAGTTAAATAAGAAAGGTAACTCTTGCACATTTTTCAGACCAATTATTTTGTCAAAAtatcgatcaatccatggtatttattgaacccttactacgtgcagaacaccgccataagctctttggagagtgagATACAACAGacttagaagacacgttccctgtccataacgatcttacagactagagggggcgacggacactaatacaaataaataatttataatatatactttaaagatatgtacataagtgctgtggggttggggcgggggtgaatatcaaatgaccagaagtcacagatccaagtgtatagaagaCACAGTAGGGAGGGCGAgccgggaaaaggggggcttaatcgggaaaggcctcttggaggaaccttaatgctttgaaggcgggaagCATGCTGGTCTGGTGTAAATGGCGGGAaaaggagttccagactagggggaggaCTTTTAATAAGcactatttgattgattgatgctttacagcagacaagttctgaTGAAATGTGACTGGAATGTATCACACACCTGGGGAGTGGAATGGGACAGTGTCTGGTAGAAATCAATTCTAACTACCTATtccctttttttgttttattactctgtttaattTCAGTTCTTTTCAGAAGACAgaatgacctggtggaaagagtattaGCCCAAGTGTACTTTACTCTATTTAagcaatttatttaatttaagttATTTTGCTGTTTGTTTTTTCTGGTTTCTAACTGCCTCCTCTTACAGTTTAGAATCAAATGTGGGACTACCACTCCCCAACAATTACATCTTCTCTGgctctatttcatcatcatcctcctcatcctcctcaccatcatcaacaagagcacctactgtgtataaagcactgtaatatgtgcttgggagcatacactagAAAAAgaagagacaatctctgtcctcaaggaacttgaaATCTACAGAACCACCAAATGTTCTACTGAGGGACTCCATGCCTGCCATTTTATGACTTTAGTAGACAGTGAGGCCTTTAGGACTGGGTGCTATTCAAAAAGAGGGTTTCCCGGAGAAATTCAGTAACTTCTGCCCATTAATTGATAACCATCCCCAATATGGGACGGATTCATCTCTAGGAAACACTCCTTTCTCTCAGCCCTCTTGCTTCAGGCTGTCTTTGAGTGTGAGTTACTTCTACATCTGGGTTTGATGTCACAATTGGGAAGATTGACAGAAAATATTCGCTTCCCATTTTCATTGGATTGAAATGAGATTTGGTCTGCAGCACTGGAAAAAAGATATAATGTTCTCTGATTGACCTGCTGTAGTTGTAAACATTATGTATGTAGGATGGAGAGAGTTTAAAGGACTAGGATTTATGTTGAAAGATGAATGTTTTATTGAATAAATTGGCtaaaaataagcaaataaatttaAAAAGCCATTTTCACTGGGTCCATTACTATGAAGAAACCCCTTAGGAATGTGAGTGAGACAAATCCATCTTTTGACATtagtttttgtttgcttttgttttttaaatggaaatAATCTCATTAGACCTGTGATTGCTGAGTTAAACTTTTTATTTTGAAGAGAATAGCATAAAAGGCAGATTTTGTATTTTTGTGTCTATATTTAACATATTGCAATATAGAGctctattaaaaataataaataattataaatatatagctTGTCTATGATATATAGCTTATCTATTACAAATGTATAACATGTCTATGGTATATAGCATATATGTCACAAATATATAGCATGTCTATGAAATATAGCACAACTTTAATAAATACGGCATGTCTACTATAAATATATAGCATGTCTATGAAATATAGCATATCTTTTACAAATATAGCATGTCAACTATAAATATAAAGCATGTTCATCATATTAAACAATTCTATACTATCTAGtacatatattaaatatatagcATTTATAGCTATTTGATATCTCTCACAAATAGTCATTAATATTAgtaaatattgctaaaatccttaAATGATTACAATTTTGACTTTGGAACTGGGTTGAAATTAATTTGAAAGGCACCATTACAGTGTAAACCCTTCTTGGGCAATGATTCACTGCTTTATTTTGGACTTTCtgagcccttagaatagtgcattaCGCCCAGcgggttctcaataaatgcaattactgcTCCTTCCTCACATGTCGTTACACTTCCATTTTCCTTGCCCTTGCCTTGTCTTCGGGAAAACTTTCCCTGCTCCTACGTTATTTCCCGCTGCTGGACCCAACCTACTTCTTCCTGACACTCAAGAGAGCAGTCTCCGAGGAAGGGAGTTTTGGGAGCAGAGGTCTGCCGGACTTCTCAAAATGTCCCTGCTGCTGCCACCCCTGTTCAGGCTTGCACTAGGGAGCTTCTAGTTGAGAGCGGCCGTGCCATCTGACCATCTCGCCGGGCTGACGTGGTAAGTACTGGAGGCTCCCTCCTGTCCCGTTTCTTCCCTTCAACCCTTGACTGGAGCTCAGAGTTTGGATCCTGGTGAGAGAATAGATTGAAGATCTTCGGAGATGATCCAAGGTCTGGCTTTTcccttgggggttgggggggtgcagATTCTGCATCCCGGGAGCTTCCAATTCCCTACAGGGGCTCCTCGCCTCACAgcgaagaaaggagaaagggaaccaGAACTATCAAAGACAGGAGAAAGCCCTGGCATGTGTAAACTGATGTATCCGGATTCACGAATGTTCCCACAATTAAGTCCAGGCACGAAAGAGAGACGCTCCTATCCTGGGGAATGACTTCACATTCCTATTTCAGCTATCTCCCCTAACTTTTCTGGTTATTATATCATGCTTAGAGGGCTGGGGGGAAGCCCTTAGACACACTAAAGCAGCATATATGTCTTTCGATTATATTCCACTGAAGTGAAAATAATACGTGAGCAATTCACTGGAAAGTGAAATTCCCACTTTATCACTCACTGCCAGCTTGAAACTCCTTCCTGCTaaccttttttcttcctcttgctttcacTATTATAAATAATTTGGATCTGtcattagatggtaaactccttgaggctggTAATGGATGGCTTACTTCtgttgtacccacccaagtggACCAGGACTTTCCACtctgttagtgcttaataaaaactaccgattgaaaagggaggaggggaaaggattgAATAGCACCTATCTTAACCTGAAAAGAAGGGAGAAGCCGTGGGTGCAGTAGCCGAAGGAATTGGGGGATTTTATTTGGGGGCGAGGCCCTGAGTTCAGAAATAACTGCGTTGGTATCCTGAACCTTCCCTCACTGAAAATAACAAAACTATTCCTAAATCCCTTCTAAAAGTGGGGTAGATGAAACTAGTACCGAGAGGAAAATCAATGGCGAATTCAACATTAAACCACATATCGACGTTCGGGTGTCTGGAGGCGCTGAATACATAGATTAATCAGACAACTCGGGCTGGCTGCTCCCATCCGCGTTGGGGGACAAGCGGGAAATCGCTCCTGCCTTTCTCGGGACCCCGCCGGGCGACAAGGGGAAATTGGGCATGAAGCGCTTGAGAAAGCGGAACTCACTGGAGGCGGTTCCGTTAGCTAAGGAAGCCTGATAGGGACCAGACTGGGGAATGGTCCCTCTGGGGAAGTCACTAGGGAAATGGCAGTCATCGTAGAGTTGGTCGGAATCAGCCAAgtgcttctctctgtgcctgaCCTTTTGGTAGATGTGGATAATGAAGATCACAGTTACGGAAAGCAGAAAGGCAAATGAAAGCCCCGTCAGAGAAATAACCAAATATTTCGTGGATGGGTTCACCCTTCTCTGGCCCTTTGACTGGTCACTCAACTGCAAATAAGGTTGCGAAAAACCATCAACCAGGAGAAGACTCAGTGTGGCCGTGGTGGAAAGGGGAGGCTGGCCGTGGTCCTGAACCAAGATAATTATTTTCTGCTTCGAGGGGTCTCTCTCGGatatcggccgcagggttcgaatCTCACCATTCTGTCGCTCCACGGAGAACAGGTTAGGATCCGTCGCCTTGAGCAGTTTGTAAGAAAGCCAAGAGTTCTGGGCCGAGTCGGCGTCCACCGCCACCACCTTGGTCACCAGGTAGCCGGCCTCCGCCCACCTAGGGATTAGGTCATTGGAGCGGGAGGTACCGTTTTGCAGCGGGTATAAGACCATCGGGCAGTTGTCGTTGTCATCCAGAATGACCACTCGGACGGTCGCTTGACTGCTCAAGGACAAGGAGCCGCCGTCCGTCGCCCTCACGATAAACTGGAACTCTTGGATAGCTTCGTAGTCCATGGATCTCAAAGCGTATAGTTTCCCGTTGTCCGAGTTGATGGAGATGTAGGAAAACACAGATAAGTCGCCACTGGACGGGGGCAGTAGGGAATACTTCACATCAGCGTTATCATCCGAATCTAGGTCTTCGGCACTGACTTTCCCAATGTACATAGCGGGGCTGTTATTCTCTCGAACGGACAGCGTGTATGAGGGCTCAGTAAAAACCGGAGCGTTGTCATTGACGTCAGATATCAGCACGGCGATGACGGTTTCGGAAGATAGGTTGGGAGTCCCCGAATCTATTGCGACAATAGTTATATTATAGCTCGGAAATGTCTCTCGATCTAGGGAGCTGCCTGTCACGAGAGAATAGGAATTCCTGAAAGTTGGTTTGATCATAAATGGAAGACTATCTTGGATGAAGCAACGGATTTTATTCCCGACACGGGAGTCCCGGTCTCGTACACTGAAAAGGGCCACCACGGTCTCCCTCGAGGAGTCCTCGGGAATCGGGCTATAGACGGAGGTGACCGTCACGTCCGGGGCGTTGTCGTTCACGTCCACC
This sequence is a window from Tachyglossus aculeatus isolate mTacAcu1 chromosome X2, mTacAcu1.pri, whole genome shotgun sequence. Protein-coding genes within it:
- the LOC119949574 gene encoding protocadherin beta-14-like, producing the protein MELMENKGKKIQRIRQVVSLLIVLGGLGVDSESLRYSVVEETESGSFIANVARDLGLDVGKLSAREARIVSKDDEPHFHLNRQTGDLYLKQKLDREELCGQSEPCLLHFQILLENPVRFFPVEIRVSDVNDHSPVFPGKEMFLKIPESGTPGMVFLLERAQDLDIGSNSLQDYAISPNSYFHVKVREGGDGIKFPELVLDKALDREKQPEVRLAITAVDGGSPPRSGTAQIRIAVVDINDNAPVFSQPLYETRVPENSPVGSLLVTVSANDLDAGNYGDVSYSFFQASEEIRKQFQINNISGEIRVREKLDFEEIQSYTVNVQATDGGSLSAISTVLVRVTDVNDNPPELTMSSITSPIPENSPETVVAVFSVRDRDSGDNGRMVCSIQENVPFALKPTFENFYTLVTDRALDRESQSEYNVTITVTDLGSPNLKAEKNITVLISDVNDNPPVFNQTSYTLYVRENNSPALHIGSVRAVDRDARENARVSYSLLPPEAGDLPLSSYISINSDNGNLYALRSMDYEAIPEFQFAVRAIDGGSPVLSSQAMVRVLVLDDNDNSPFVLYPLQNGTAPCNDLVPRWAEAGYLVAKVVAVDADSAQNSWLSFQLLKATDPGLFSVWSHNGEIRTTRLITDRDIIKQRLVVLVKDHGEPPLSTEATLHVLLVDGFSDPYIRISEVPRVEEQEDSLTVYLVIALASISFLFLFSMIVFIILRLWSRRRHATDATTLGPDGLFPGHLVDVSGTGTLSHSYRYEVCLTTGSGNSEFKFLKPVIPSLPAQEGERDLEENPPFRNSFGFN
- the PCDHB1 gene encoding protocadherin beta-1 — translated: MAGPREEPQRIRQVVSLLIFLLGSGSGSDSVRYSVAEEMEKGSFVANVAKDLGLDVRALSVREARIVSDSHKQPFRLQRKTGDLFVKEKLDREELCGKIDPCVLRFEIVLGDPLQSYRAEVRVFDINDHAPVFSKGEAELRIPESTPLGSRFPLQSAQDLDVGLNGLQNYTLNANHYFHLHTRFRSHGPKYAELVLDHPLDREDQPEVTLTITALDGGSPAKSGTAQIRIVVLDVNDNVPQFSRQIYRVQILESSPAGSSVAIVSATDLDAGVNGEITYSLTENPEGVMRTFQIDPATGEVQLRGPLDFEAVENYDIDVQATDGGGLSAHSKVLVEVVDVNDNAPDVTVTSVYSPIPEDSSRETVVALFSVRDRDSRVGNKIRCFIQDSLPFMIKPTFRNSYSLVTGSSLDRETFPSYNITIVAIDSGTPNLSSETVIAVLISDVNDNAPVFTEPSYTLSVRENNSPAMYIGKVSAEDLDSDDNADVKYSLLPPSSGDLSVFSYISINSDNGKLYALRSMDYEAIQEFQFIVRATDGGSLSLSSQATVRVVILDDNDNCPMVLYPLQNGTSRSNDLIPRWAEAGYLVTKVVAVDADSAQNSWLSYKLLKATDPNLFSVERQNGEIRTLRPISERDPSKQKIIILVQDHGQPPLSTTATLSLLLVDGFSQPYLQLSDQSKGQRRVNPSTKYLVISLTGLSFAFLLSVTVIFIIHIYQKVRHREKHLADSDQLYDDCHFPSDFPRGTIPQSGPYQASLANGTASSEFRFLKRFMPNFPLSPGGVPRKAGAISRLSPNADGSSQPELSD